GCCGATCGCCCTAGCCGGGGGGCGGCCCGCCCCGAACGGCTGGCCCGTTCCCTCCATCGGCTCTGCCGCCGTGATTCAACGCATGATCTTGCCGGCCATCCGGAGGATGTCGTCCAGCGCATTGCCGTCCCCGTTCAGGTCCCCCATGCCAGTACGGCTGCGCCGCGGCTCAGCCGAGGAGTTCCTGGGGAATGTTGCCGCCGTTGGCGGCGATGCGCGCCAGCACGGTCTTGTGGAGCCAGGTGTTCATCTTCGCCGAATCGTTCATCAGTTCAGGAGGGCAGGCCAGCTCGGCGGCGAGTTCCTTGCGCGCCGCGAAGCTGCTGTCGATATCGAGGAGCTTCAGCAGGTCGACGATGGAGGTCCGCCAGTTGAGCTTCTGCGGATTCGCCGCGGCGCGCCGTTCGAGTTGCGCGACGACATCGACCATCGTGACCGGGGTGGGCGCCGGCGCCACGGCCGGCCTGGCGGATGCGGACGCGGGCGCGGCGCTCGCGCTGCCGATGCCGAGTGTGTTCAGGATCTTCGTGAAGAAACTCATGGCGCTCTCCTGTGATGGCTGACGGGAGGGCGTGACCCTCCCGGATTGCATGGCCGTCGCCCCTTGTCTGGCGGAATGCTACTGGCTTCCCGCAGGCATGCCCAGATGGGCTTTGGTCCCTACGCTTCTGGTAGGAAAGAGTTTTCCCAGTGAGGGAGGTTCTCGGCAGGGCCGGGGGCTCGATTGTGTCAGGTCGCTTCGATGATCTCGTCGTTCTCCAGTCGTGCCGTCTGCTGCTCCAGCCAGGCCCGAACGCCGTCGGCCGTGGTAAGCCCCGCGAGAAGGTCGGCGAGGCCCTCGACGAGGTTGCGTAGCCTCTCGGGCAGCTGTTCGTCGTACCCGCACAATCGGGCCACGTAGCTTTCGCGTTCGTCGTTCGTCATCCGATCGAGCGCGGGCGTGAGCGTCTGGAGCGCCTCGTCGACCTCCGTCAGGTCGGCCAGCAGCTTGGTGGCGTGCAGGATGGTAGTGGTGACATGCGCGCGTACGCGGTCGACTGGGTCAGCCACGCTTGGCGAGCAACTGCAACGGCAATGCCACCGACGCAGACGACCCCCGGGGGAACAGATCAGCGCCATGCGTAAACTCGATCTTCCTCTTGCGTTCCTCGTGGTTGTCGAGACGGTTTCGACGGCGGTGGGCGACGACACGAGCCACCAGGTGCGCGCGGAGCTGTCTGGCTACAACGAAGTCCATTTCGCCGGGGGGCCACCGGCAGCGCTCCGCGGCGGGATCTCGACCGCGGCCCGGGGGAGCTTCAAGGCGACAATCGACGAGACCAATCAGGCGATCCATTACGAGCGCAGCTACCAGGGCCTCGAGGGAGCCGTCACGCAGGCTCACATCCATTTCGGACAGTCCAGCACTGTCGGCGGCATCGTCGTGTGGCTCTGCGAGACGGCTGGCACCCCGGCGCCTTCGCCGACTTCGATGCCGGTTTCGCATCCTGTGGACCTGGGGGGCTTGACCCCCGAGTGCCCCCAGGAGGCCCCTCCTGACAACCCCGTCACCGGGACAATCGGGCCCGACCAGGTGCTGGCCCAGACTGCGCAGGGCATCGCCCTCTTCGAGTTCGCTGAGCTCGTCCGGGCCATCCGCGCCGGGGCGACCTATGCGAACGTGCATTCGGCGCTGCACCCTCCCGGGGAGATCCGAGGCCAGATCCACGGCGGCTTGACCGGCAAGATCCTCGACTCCCTCGGCCAAAAGCTCGGCGATTAAAGTCGTGCTCAGCGCTGGCGAGCGGGGACCCAGGCTGTCGTCCGGCCGCCGATCGTCAGATAGCGGATCGTCTCGCCCCGGGCCGTGACCGCGCCCGGACCGTCCCAGCGTGTGTGGAACAGCCACGGGCGGGGATAGCGACTGCTGTCGTTCAGCGCGCGCACCGAGGTGGCGATGACCGAGCGGAGCCGGCTCCGCAGCCGGCGCAGCTCGGCGTCGGTCAGCGTGTTGGCGCGCCGTTGCGGCGCGATCCCCGCCTGATACAGCACCTCGTCGGCGATCCAGTTGCCCACACCGGCGGCGAACGACTGATCCAGCAGCACCGCCTTGATCGGCGCGGCGCGCTCGCGCAGCAGATCGGCGAAGGCGCGGAACGAGGGCAGCTCCAGCAGCGCGTCGAAGCCGAGGAGGCTGATGGGCGGCTCGCGCCGGGGATCGTGGCGCAGGCGGATGCGTCCCAGGCGCCGGGCGTCGGCGAACGCGGCCTCGCGCCCGCCCTCGAAGCGCAGCACGAGCTTGGTGAAGCGCGGCGGCCACACCTCGCCGGGATGCCGGCGGCCGTAGGAGACGAGCCGGACGCCGGGCGCGCTGGGCGAGTGGAACCCGCCCGTCATGCCGAAGTGAAAGCACGGCCACGGGCGCCGGTCGAGCTCCAGCCACAGGTGCTTGCCCCGGCGGCGCGCCGCGCGGACCCGGCGGCCGACCAGAGCCCGGCGCAGGCGGGCCGGCGTGACGCCCTCGTACACGATGCGATCGTCGACCGTGCGGGCACCGACGATCCTCCGGCCCCGGGCCAGGCGCTCGAGCGCGCGGCGGGCGGCCTCGACCTCAGGCAGCTCCGGCATGGCCGTCTAGCCGACGTGGGGGGCCCCGACATGGCCCCCCACACCCCCCAACCTTCGGCACGCCCCGGCGCAGCCGGGTCGCGCCTCTGGGACCGCTACTCGGACAAGCATCTAGCGTCGGCCGTCGCGGCCAGCGCGCGAGGGCCGGCCGGCGCCGGCGAGCTCGGCCCAGCGGAAGCACCCGGTGAGGTGATCGTTCACGAGTCCGGCCGCCTGCATGAAGGCGTAGCAGATCGTCGGACCCACGAAGCGGAAGCCCTGGCGGATGAGGTCGCGGCTGAGGGCGCGCGAGGCGTCCGTCTCCGCCGGCACCTGTCGGAGCGCGCGCCAGCGATTCTGAATGGGCTGCCCGCCGACGAACCCCCACAGATAGTCGGCGAAGCGCCCTTGCTCGCGCCGCACCGCAAGGAACGCGCGGGCGTTGGTGATGGTCGACTCAATCTTGAGGCGGTTGCGGACGATCCCCTCGTCGGCGAGGAGCCGGCGGACATCGCGCGCCGTGAACCGGGCCACGGCCGTCGGCTCGAACCTGGCGAAGGCGCGCCGGTAGGCCTCGCGCTTGCGCAGGATGGTGGACCACGACAGTCCCGCCTGCGCCCCCTCCAGCACGAGCAGCTCGAAGAGGCGGCGGTCGTCGCGCAGCGGCACGCCCCACTCCTCGTCGTGGTAGCGCTGCTCGAGCTCGCCCACTGCCCAGGCGCAGCGGGTCGTCGCCCCGGGGCCCTTCAGGCGAGACGGGGGCGATGTCGTGCCCATGGCCGCGCCTCCTCGAACGCGGCGGACGCCTGCAGCACGGTGAGGTCGGCGAAGCGGCGGCCCACGATCTGCAGGCCGACGGGAAGGCCCGCGCTCGTGAATCCGGCCGGAACCGAGGCCGCCGGCTGGCCCGTGAAGTTGAACGGATAGCTGAAGGACGCCCACGGAAACCAGTCCCACTCGTGCTGGGGAAAGCCGGCCGGATTCAGAAGGCCGACCTCGAAGGCCGGGACCGACACCGAGGGCGTCAGCAGCAGGTCGTAGCGCTCGAACAGCGATCGCACGCTGTCCCAGTAGGCGAGCTTGCGGCCGCGGAGCTCCAGATACTCGAGCAGGCCGTAGCGACGCCCATGCTCGATGCATGCCACGAGCCCCGGATCCATCCGCTCCCGCCACTGGGCGACGAGGCTTCCGTACATGCCGGCCTCGTGAGCGCTCCACAGGCAGCGGATGAGCTCGGTCGTGTCGTCGAATTCTGGGCTGACTTCCTCGACGGCGCACCCCAGATCCTGAAAGACGCAGACCGCCTCGCTCGCGACCCGTGCGACCTCGGGGTCGACGCGCAGCCCGCCCAGGTCCGGGCTGAATGCCACGCGCAGCCCGCGGATCCCGCGGCGGAGCTCACCCACGTAATCCGCGGGCACCGCCTCCAGCGACGTGCGGTCCCACTCGTCGGGGCCGGCGATCACGCTCAGCATCAGAGCCGCGTCAGCAACGGTGCGCGTCATCGGCCCGGGGTGGCTCACGTAGTCGTTGTTGGCCAGCGGCCAGGTGGGCACGCGCCCGTACGAGGGCTTGAGGCCGTAGACGCCGCAGAACGCCGCGGGGACGCGGATGGAGCCGGCGCCGTCGGAGCCCTGGTGCAGCACGCCCAGCCCGGCGGCGGCGGCCGCGCCGGCGCCGGCGCTGGAGCCCCCCGTCGTCATGCCGGGGTTCCAGGGATTTCGGGTGATCCCGGTCAGCGGGCTGTCGCCGATGGCCTTCCAGCCGAACTCCGGCGTGGTCGTCTTGCCGATCATGATGCCGCCCGCCGCGCGCAGGCGCCGCACGATCGGCGCGTCGGTGTCCGGGACGCGGTGCTCATACACGCGGGAGCCGCCCATCGTGCGCACGCCGCGCGTCACGGTCAGGTCCTTGATCGAGTACGGGATGCCGTGCAGGGGACCGAGCCGCTCGCCGGCCATCAGCGCCCGCTCGGCCTGCCGGGCCTCGTCCATCGCGATCTCGGCCGTCACCGTGCAGAAAGCGTTGAGCGTCCGGTTGAGGCGCTCGATCCGCTCCAGCACGGCCCGGGTCAGCTCCACGGGCGACAGCGTCTTGGCGCGGATCATCTGCTGTAGCTCGGTGGCCGGCGTCCACGCGAGATCGGTCATGGCCGGTCCTCCATGAGGTCGTAGGGCTCGCGCACCTGACTCAGGCAGAAGGCGCCGACGAAGCCCTCCAGCTCGCGAGCGGCGGCCATGGACGCGGCGTTGGCGTGGCGGAGCCTGGCCGCGGCCGTTTCGGCCTGGGCCCGCACCCGCGCTTCGTCCACCGTGGTCAGGCGGCCGCGCTCGAGGACCAGGCGTCCGCCGATCATCACGCTGTCCACCGCGGCCGCGCTCTCGCCGTTGACGATCTGCAGCAGCACGTCGTTGAGCGGCACGAAGCCGATGTTGGTGAGATCCAGGAAGGCGATGTCCGCCTTGAAACCGGGGGCCAGGCGGCCGATGAGATCGCCCATGCCGAGCACGCGCGCGCTGCCGACCGTGGCCATGGTGAAGGCCTCCTCGGCGGACAGCCAGCGCCGGTGGTCGAGCGAGCGCACCCGGGAGAGATAGGCGGTCAGGCGGATCGCCTCGAACATGTTCTGCGTGTCCGACGACGCGGCGGAGTCGGTGCCGATGCCGACCGTGAGGCCGCCCTCCAGCATCATGCGGGCCGGCGCCACCCCGGAGCCGAGACGGAGGTTGCTGATCGGATTGTGGGCCACGCTGGCGCCGGCGTCGGCCAGCCGGCGGATGTCGTCGCGATCGAGCCAGACGCCGTGAGCGCCGCTGAAGCGAGGCCCGAGCAGGCCGAGCCTGGCCAGGTGCCCCGTCAGCGTCGTGCCGTACTTGCGTCGCCCGACGACCGCCTGCGTCTTGGATTCGGCGAGATGGGTCTGGATCCCGACCTCGAACTCCCGGGCCAGGTCCCGGCAGGCCGCGAGGAACTCGTCGCTACAGTGCAGCGGGATCGTCGGCCCCAGCGCCGGCCGCACGCCGGCGCGATCGAACGGCCACGTGCGAACGATCTCCCGGCAGGCCTCCACGCTCGCCGGCCAGGGCGCCGTGCTGAGCTTCTCCACCTGGCGCCGGGCCGCCTCGGGCAGCGCCTCCAGCAGGCCGGGCAGCGCTTGCCAGAGCGTGCGGTCGGCCAT
This is a stretch of genomic DNA from Candidatus Methylomirabilota bacterium. It encodes these proteins:
- a CDS encoding CHRD domain-containing protein; the protein is MRKLDLPLAFLVVVETVSTAVGDDTSHQVRAELSGYNEVHFAGGPPAALRGGISTAARGSFKATIDETNQAIHYERSYQGLEGAVTQAHIHFGQSSTVGGIVVWLCETAGTPAPSPTSMPVSHPVDLGGLTPECPQEAPPDNPVTGTIGPDQVLAQTAQGIALFEFAELVRAIRAGATYANVHSALHPPGEIRGQIHGGLTGKILDSLGQKLGD
- a CDS encoding DNA-formamidopyrimidine glycosylase family protein, whose amino-acid sequence is MPELPEVEAARRALERLARGRRIVGARTVDDRIVYEGVTPARLRRALVGRRVRAARRRGKHLWLELDRRPWPCFHFGMTGGFHSPSAPGVRLVSYGRRHPGEVWPPRFTKLVLRFEGGREAAFADARRLGRIRLRHDPRREPPISLLGFDALLELPSFRAFADLLRERAAPIKAVLLDQSFAAGVGNWIADEVLYQAGIAPQRRANTLTDAELRRLRSRLRSVIATSVRALNDSSRYPRPWLFHTRWDGPGAVTARGETIRYLTIGGRTTAWVPARQR
- a CDS encoding DUF3597 domain-containing protein, producing MSFFTKILNTLGIGSASAAPASASARPAVAPAPTPVTMVDVVAQLERRAAANPQKLNWRTSIVDLLKLLDIDSSFAARKELAAELACPPELMNDSAKMNTWLHKTVLARIAANGGNIPQELLG
- a CDS encoding amidohydrolase → MTGFTVIRGGRVLDIAGHRAEPADVLIDGDTIREIGRPGLTAPQGARTLDARDRLLIPGLVNAHTHGQGGLTRGLVPDRVPLELLLTVSGALNANRSVEDKYLTAQLSAIELVHKGCTACYDLNVEYPLPSVDGIQAAARAYHDVGIRAVVAPMMADRTLWQALPGLLEALPEAARRQVEKLSTAPWPASVEACREIVRTWPFDRAGVRPALGPTIPLHCSDEFLAACRDLAREFEVGIQTHLAESKTQAVVGRRKYGTTLTGHLARLGLLGPRFSGAHGVWLDRDDIRRLADAGASVAHNPISNLRLGSGVAPARMMLEGGLTVGIGTDSAASSDTQNMFEAIRLTAYLSRVRSLDHRRWLSAEEAFTMATVGSARVLGMGDLIGRLAPGFKADIAFLDLTNIGFVPLNDVLLQIVNGESAAAVDSVMIGGRLVLERGRLTTVDEARVRAQAETAAARLRHANAASMAAARELEGFVGAFCLSQVREPYDLMEDRP
- a CDS encoding amidase — translated: MTDLAWTPATELQQMIRAKTLSPVELTRAVLERIERLNRTLNAFCTVTAEIAMDEARQAERALMAGERLGPLHGIPYSIKDLTVTRGVRTMGGSRVYEHRVPDTDAPIVRRLRAAGGIMIGKTTTPEFGWKAIGDSPLTGITRNPWNPGMTTGGSSAGAGAAAAAGLGVLHQGSDGAGSIRVPAAFCGVYGLKPSYGRVPTWPLANNDYVSHPGPMTRTVADAALMLSVIAGPDEWDRTSLEAVPADYVGELRRGIRGLRVAFSPDLGGLRVDPEVARVASEAVCVFQDLGCAVEEVSPEFDDTTELIRCLWSAHEAGMYGSLVAQWRERMDPGLVACIEHGRRYGLLEYLELRGRKLAYWDSVRSLFERYDLLLTPSVSVPAFEVGLLNPAGFPQHEWDWFPWASFSYPFNFTGQPAASVPAGFTSAGLPVGLQIVGRRFADLTVLQASAAFEEARPWARHRPRLA
- a CDS encoding DNA-3-methyladenine glycosylase I — encoded protein: MGTTSPPSRLKGPGATTRCAWAVGELEQRYHDEEWGVPLRDDRRLFELLVLEGAQAGLSWSTILRKREAYRRAFARFEPTAVARFTARDVRRLLADEGIVRNRLKIESTITNARAFLAVRREQGRFADYLWGFVGGQPIQNRWRALRQVPAETDASRALSRDLIRQGFRFVGPTICYAFMQAAGLVNDHLTGCFRWAELAGAGRPSRAGRDGRR